CGGCGGCAAGGGCTCGGACGACTGGAGCAAGTCGGGCGCGAGTGGCGGCGCGGCGTCGGGCAACCGGCTGGCCGACCTCGACGCCGAAGTGACTTCGCTGCGCGACGAGGTGGCCAAGCTCCAAGGCGAGGTCGACGCGCTGAAGAAGGAGCTCGACCGGCAGCACGCCGCGGCGCCAGGCGCCGCAGCGGCCGGAGCTGCGGCAGGTGCGGCCGCTGCGCCCGCCGAAGGCGCCGCTGGAGCGCCGGGAACGGCCGCCCCCGCGCCTGGAACCAATGCCCCGGTCGCGGCACCTAACCCGACCACGGAAACCCCGGCGCCCGGGGCCACGAATGCGTCGAGCGAAGAGGTCCGGGACTACGAGGCTGCCTTCAGCATGTATCGCGCAGGCAAATACGCAGACGCCATTGACCGGTTTCAGGCCTTCCTCCAGACTCACCCGTCCTCCGAGTTCGCGGACAATGCCCTGTTCTGGATGGGCGAGTCGTACTTCAAGCTGAACGACTTCGAGCAGGCCGCGGTGGCATTCGATCGAGTGGTGAAGCGGTTCCCGAAGGGGAACAAGGTGCCCGACGCACTGTACCGGCAGGGCGTTTCACTCCAGGAGATCGGAAACCGGACCGGGCAGCAGTCCACATACGGGCCGGCGGCGTGCCAGATCTTCAAGCGCATCGCCGACGACTACCCATCCTCGGAGCGTGTGGCAGAGGCTCGGCGTCAATTGGAGAAGTGTCCGTCGTGAAGAAGAACGACCAGAAGAAGTTCCAGAAGATGCTCATGGAGCAGCGTGACAAGCTCATGGTGAACGCGAAGCGCGCGGTCACCGGCGACATCCATCTGGACCCCGATGACTTTTCGGACGAGATCGACTCCGCCTCCTCGGAGAGCGGTCTCGCGTTCGTGGGCCGCTTGCGCGAGCGCGAGCGGGCTCTGCTGCAGAAGATCGAGGCGTCGCTCGCGAAGATCGAAGCCGGCACGTTCGGCACCTGCGTGCAGTGCGGCGAGGACATCGGCCTGAAGCGCCTCGAGGCGCGGCCGGTCGCGAGCCTCTGCATCGACTGCAAGAGCCAGCAGGAGAAGCTCGAGCACTGAGCCGTGGCGCTCATCCTCGCGCTCGAGAGCTCGTGTGACGACCTGGCCGCGGCGCTCGTGCGCGACGGCACGCAGGTACTCGCGTCGGTCGTGCAGAGTCAGGATCGCCTGCATGCGCCCTACGGCGGCGTGGTGCCGGAGCTCGCCAGCCGAGACCACGTCCGTCACCTGTATGGCGTGCTGGGCGCGGCGCTCGAGCGCGCCGGTGTGCCGTTGGGCTCGGTCGACGCGATCGCGTGCACGGCGGGGCCGGGACTGATCGGGTCGCTCTTGGTCGGCGTGTCGTTCGCCAAGGCGCTGGCCTACCGGCTGGGCAAGCCGCTGGTCGCCGTGCACCACATCGAGGGCCACCTGGCCTCGGCGCGGCTGGGTGACCCCCCGCTGGGGTTCCCGTTCCTGGGCTTCGTGGTCTCTGGCGGCCACACGCAGCTCTACCGCGTGACGACACTTTCTCGTGTAGAGCTCCTGGGCGAGACGCGCGACGACTCGGCGGGCGAGGCGTTCGACAAGGTGGCCAAGCGGCTGGGCCTGGGCTACCCGGGCGGGCGCGAGGTCGACCTGGCCGCGCGCCGCGGCCGCGCGGGGCGCTTCCGCTTCCCGCGCCCGATGCTGCGCGAGCCGGGCCTCGAGCTGTCGTTCTCCGGGCTCAAGACCGCGCTGGCGCTCGAGGCCGAGCGCATCGAGGGTGACTCGACCCACGGACTCACTGCGCAGGACGTCGACGACCTGTGCGCCTCGTTCCAGGAGGCCGCGGTCGACGTGCTGGTCGAGAAGGCGCGCCGCGCGCTCGAGCAGACCGGGCTCTCGCGCCTGGCGCTGGTGGGCGGCCTGGCCGCGAACGCGCGCCTGCGCGAGCGCATGGCCGAGCTCGCGCGCGAGCGCGGCATCGAGACTCACTTCCCGCCCATCGCGCTCTGCACCGACAACGCGGCGATGATCGGCGCGGTCGCCGACGGCATGCTGCGCGAGGGCCGTGTCGCCGCGCTCGACCTCGAGGCGTTCTCGCGCATCCCCGTGGGCGCCGCGCTGCCCCCGGGCGCGCCATAGCCTCGGCGCGCCAGAAGCTCGCCGCGCACGGGCTCGCGCCCTCGAAGGCGCGCGGCCAGAACTTCCTGCGCCGGCCCGAGGTCGCGGCGCAGATCGTCGAGAAGCTCGGCGTGCGCGCGACCGACGCCGCGCTCGAGGTCGGCCCCGGCACCGGTCAGCTCACGCGCGCGCTGGCCGCGGTCGCGCGGCGCACGCTCGCGCTCGAGGTCGACCGCGGCCTGGTCGCCCTGCTCGCCGCCGAAGGCGAGCTGCCGGGCTACGTCGAGGTGCGGCTGGCCGATGCGCTCGAGGCCAACTGGCCGGCGCTCGCGCGCGAGCTCTGCAAGCCCGTGGTCCTGGTCGGCAACCTGCCGTACTCGATCGCCGGGCGGCTCTTGGGAGACTGGCTGGTGCCCGACTCTCCGTTCCGGCGCATCGGCTGCATGCTGCAGCGCGAGCTCGCCGACCGGGTGCTGGCGGCGCCCGGCAGCGAGGCCTACGGCACGCTCAGCGTGTACGCGCGGCTCTGGTTCACCGGCGAGCGCCTGCTCGAGCTATCGCGCGAGGAGTTCTCGCCGCGCCCGCGCGTGCGCTCGACCTTCCTCGCGCTCACCCCGCGGCCGACACCGCCGCGTGTCGCCGACGTCGAGACACTCCGCCGGCTGGTGCGCGCCGCCTTCGGCCAGCGCCGCAAGCAGCTCAAGCGCGCCCTCGCGCTCGAGTTCCCGCAGGCCGGGGCGGCGCTCGCCGCGACGCGCATCGACCCGACCCGCCGGGGCGAGACGCTCGACGAAGGCGAGTTCGCGGCGCTGGCCGATGCGCTGGCAGTTGCCGGTTCCTGAAGCCCGCCGCGCGCGGAAGTTGACACTCCGGCCGGATCCCCCTTAGCCTCTTCTGCGCAGCGAGTCCGCATCGATTGAGCCCGGAAGCTTGGATCTCGAACGAGACCGAGACCGAAGGCGCGATGTTCGATGCGGTCGGTCCCGAGGCCGAAGGCCGAAGATCGGGCCGTCCGCAGTCCGCACGCGAAGGGCGCCTTCTGATCTCGTCGCAACGACGATCAGGGCGCTCGATTCGTTTGTGGCTCGCCGGAGGGCCCCCCATGAACACCCCCGAAGCCCGAGTCACCGTACCCGCCTTCGCGCGCAAGAAGGCACGCGGCGAGAAGATCGCCATGCTCACCGCGTACGACTTCCCGTTCGCGCGCCTGTTCGACCAGGCCGGCATCGACGCGCTCTTGGTCGGAGACACCATGGGTCACGTGGTGCAGGGTCACGACACCACGCTCCCGGTCACGCTCGACGAGGTGATCTACCACTGCCGCATGGTGAGTCGCGCGGTGCGGCGCGCGCTGGTCGTCGGCGACATGCCGTTCGGCAGCTACCAGGTGAGCGTGGAAGACGCCCTGCGCAACGCGGTGCGCATGATGAAGGAGGGCGGGGCGCACGCGGTGAAGCTCGAGGGCGGCGAGCGCATGGCGGACCGGATCGCCGCGTTCGCGCGCGCCGACATCCCGGTCATGGGCCACGTGGGACTCACTCCGCAGTCGGTGCATCAGGTCGGCGGCTACCGCGTGCAGGGCCGCGACGACGCGGGTCACGAGAAGGTGCTGCGCGACGCGCGCGCGGTCGAGGCCGCCGGCGCGTTCGCGGTCGTGCTCGAGTGCGTGCCGCGCGCGCTCGGAGCCGAGATCACGCGCGCGCTCTCCATCCCCACGATCGGCATCGGCGCGGGCGTGGGCTGCGACGGCCAGGTGCTGGTCATGCACGACCTGCTCGGCCTGGGCGAGGCCGCGCCGCCGCGCTTCGTGCGCCAGTACGTGGGCTTGGGCGACGTGGTGCGCCGCGCCGCCGAGATGTACGCCGAAGACGTCCGCCAGCAGAAGTTCCCCGGCGATGCTGAATCCTATTGAGCCGCGGCTGATCCGCAGCACGGCGGAGCTCTCCCGCTGGTCCGAGGAGCAGCGGGTCATGGGCCGGCGCATCGCGCTGGTGCCCACGATGGGCGCGCTGCACGAGGGGCACGTCTCGCTCGTGCGCATCGGCTACAACCACGCCGACCGCGTGGTGGTGTCGATCTTCGTGAACCCGACCCAGTTCGGGCCGGCCGAGGACTTCGCGCGCTACCCGCGCGACCTGGCGCGCGACCTGGAGCTCCTGCGCAAGGCCGGCGCCGACGTGGTGTTCGCCCCGCCCGTGGAAGAGATCTATCCCGCGGGTGACTCGACCTGGGTCGAGGTCGAGCGGCTCACCTCGGGGCTGTGCGGCCGCAGCCGGCCCGGTCATTTCCGTGGAGTCACCACGGTGGTGGCGCGGCTGTTCAACGCGGCTCGCCCGCACGTGGCGGTGTTCGGCGAGAAGGACTACCAGCAGCTCGCGGTCGTGCGGCGCATGGCGCGCGACCTGGCGTTCGGGATCGACGTGATCGGCGGGCCGATCGTGCGCGAGCCCGATGGGCTGGCCATGAGCTCGCGCAACGCCTTGCTCTCGCCGCGCGCGCGCCAGCAGGCCACCGCGCTGCACGCCGCGCTGCACGAGGTGCGCGCCGCCCTGCGCGCCGGCGTGCGCGACGCCGCGGCGCTGTGCGCGGTTGCGCGCCAGCGCATCGAGAAGGAGCCGCTGGCCGAGCTCGACTACGTGGAGCTGGTCTCCTCCGACACGCTCGAGCCGCTGCGCGAGCTGCGCGGCCCGGCGGTGCTGGCGCTCGCGGTGCGCTTCGAGGGCACGCGGCTGATCGACAACACGCTGCTCAACGGAGAAACACTCTGATGCTGCGCACGTTTCTCAAGTCGAAGATCCACCGCGCCACGGTCACCGAGGCGAACCTGG
The nucleotide sequence above comes from Myxococcota bacterium. Encoded proteins:
- the ybgF gene encoding tol-pal system protein YbgF, with product MSGKLLRRGLAAVSLLALSGCVTVPEFQALRRKVDALESRGGGKGSDDWSKSGASGGAASGNRLADLDAEVTSLRDEVAKLQGEVDALKKELDRQHAAAPGAAAAGAAAGAAAAPAEGAAGAPGTAAPAPGTNAPVAAPNPTTETPAPGATNASSEEVRDYEAAFSMYRAGKYADAIDRFQAFLQTHPSSEFADNALFWMGESYFKLNDFEQAAVAFDRVVKRFPKGNKVPDALYRQGVSLQEIGNRTGQQSTYGPAACQIFKRIADDYPSSERVAEARRQLEKCPS
- the dksA gene encoding RNA polymerase-binding protein DksA; its protein translation is MKKNDQKKFQKMLMEQRDKLMVNAKRAVTGDIHLDPDDFSDEIDSASSESGLAFVGRLRERERALLQKIEASLAKIEAGTFGTCVQCGEDIGLKRLEARPVASLCIDCKSQQEKLEH
- the tsaD gene encoding tRNA (adenosine(37)-N6)-threonylcarbamoyltransferase complex transferase subunit TsaD codes for the protein MALILALESSCDDLAAALVRDGTQVLASVVQSQDRLHAPYGGVVPELASRDHVRHLYGVLGAALERAGVPLGSVDAIACTAGPGLIGSLLVGVSFAKALAYRLGKPLVAVHHIEGHLASARLGDPPLGFPFLGFVVSGGHTQLYRVTTLSRVELLGETRDDSAGEAFDKVAKRLGLGYPGGREVDLAARRGRAGRFRFPRPMLREPGLELSFSGLKTALALEAERIEGDSTHGLTAQDVDDLCASFQEAAVDVLVEKARRALEQTGLSRLALVGGLAANARLRERMAELARERGIETHFPPIALCTDNAAMIGAVADGMLREGRVAALDLEAFSRIPVGAALPPGAP
- the rsmA gene encoding 16S rRNA (adenine(1518)-N(6)/adenine(1519)-N(6))-dimethyltransferase RsmA, whose translation is MASARQKLAAHGLAPSKARGQNFLRRPEVAAQIVEKLGVRATDAALEVGPGTGQLTRALAAVARRTLALEVDRGLVALLAAEGELPGYVEVRLADALEANWPALARELCKPVVLVGNLPYSIAGRLLGDWLVPDSPFRRIGCMLQRELADRVLAAPGSEAYGTLSVYARLWFTGERLLELSREEFSPRPRVRSTFLALTPRPTPPRVADVETLRRLVRAAFGQRRKQLKRALALEFPQAGAALAATRIDPTRRGETLDEGEFAALADALAVAGS
- the panB gene encoding 3-methyl-2-oxobutanoate hydroxymethyltransferase, with the protein product MNTPEARVTVPAFARKKARGEKIAMLTAYDFPFARLFDQAGIDALLVGDTMGHVVQGHDTTLPVTLDEVIYHCRMVSRAVRRALVVGDMPFGSYQVSVEDALRNAVRMMKEGGAHAVKLEGGERMADRIAAFARADIPVMGHVGLTPQSVHQVGGYRVQGRDDAGHEKVLRDARAVEAAGAFAVVLECVPRALGAEITRALSIPTIGIGAGVGCDGQVLVMHDLLGLGEAAPPRFVRQYVGLGDVVRRAAEMYAEDVRQQKFPGDAESY
- the panC gene encoding pantoate--beta-alanine ligase — protein: MLNPIEPRLIRSTAELSRWSEEQRVMGRRIALVPTMGALHEGHVSLVRIGYNHADRVVVSIFVNPTQFGPAEDFARYPRDLARDLELLRKAGADVVFAPPVEEIYPAGDSTWVEVERLTSGLCGRSRPGHFRGVTTVVARLFNAARPHVAVFGEKDYQQLAVVRRMARDLAFGIDVIGGPIVREPDGLAMSSRNALLSPRARQQATALHAALHEVRAALRAGVRDAAALCAVARQRIEKEPLAELDYVELVSSDTLEPLRELRGPAVLALAVRFEGTRLIDNTLLNGETL